The region CTGAAGTTTATTTATATATGTACACCGAGCATGCCATGGGGCCGCATGGTTACCAACATGGCACAAATTTTACCTTTGGGGACTACAACCTTGAGATGTTAATGGAGAATTTTGTTGTGGAGCAAACTCTCCAAAACGAAGATCTCATAGAATAAAATATCCATATTAGCAAAAAACCTTAAGCACCTAACATCTATGGTTGAGTCCTTCCCAACTCAAAGAAAAACATTTGAAACTCGAATCTCCCAGTTTGTGCATATTCCTCTAGGTCCTTTTCCTGAGGGACATGTTAATATTGTAACAACCAAAAAGGAAAAACAAGTTGAGTGTTATGTGGAGAGGGATAGAGAGGTAGAGAAAGTAATGGTAAGGAAAATGTAGGAGTTGAGGAATATCCACTGACTTCACCTGAAAAGGATGTAGGTGAAGAGGTAGAGAAGGAAGCACCATATTATTCTCCACCTCCATACAAGACATTGATTCCTTTCCCACAAAGGTTTGTGAAGGCTAAGGTAGAGGTGAAGTTTAAAAAGTTTGTGGGGATTTTGAAAAAGATCCACCTGGATTTTCCTTTTACCGAGGACTTGACTAAGATGCCCCACGTAGCACGATAATCCAAAACATGTTACCCACTAAGCTTAAAGATCAGAGGAGTTTTTTGATTCCCTTTTCTATAGGCAATATGAATTTTGATATGGAACTTTGTGACTTAGGGGCTTGTGTTAGCCTGATGCCCTTATCGGTGTACAAAGAGTTAGATATGGGTGACATGAaacccatatatatatatatatatataatatatatatatatatatatatatatatatattatatatatataatatatatatatatatatatatatatatatatatatatatatatatatatatatatatatatatatatatatataaccgaTGAGTTGCGAACATGTTTACTCAATGGCGctaaaaatgataaagaaaaCACCGAAGAAATTTTTTATAAGGAAGTATTGGACAAAATATACAATTTCCTCTAACCAAAGCTTTGAAGTTCTTATTACACAAAGCAACAAATATGAGCAACAAGAACCTCAGGTAGAATTGAAACAATTAATTCAGACCCTTAGATATGGATTTATAGGTGAAAGGCCAAACCAACATGTAATAGTGAATGCGAGTTTATGAGAGTCCGAAACTTCATAGTTACTTATTGTTGTAAAAAAAACCAAAAGCCATATGGTACACCATTGATGATTTAAAGGGGTTTAGCCCCTCAACTTGTATGCATGAGATTCTGTTAAAGGATGATTATATACATactagggaacatcagaggagaaTAAATCCTAACATGAAATACGTGGTTAAAAAGGAGGTATTGAAACTCCTAGAGGTCAGGATAATTTATTCCATATACAACAGTAAGTGGGTTAGTCCTATTCAAGTGGTACCCAAGAAATGGGGTAACAATGATTAAGAATGATCATGGAGAGCAAGTAGCCACTAGGACAGTCACGTGATGAAGAATGTGAATTGACTATAAAAAGGCTAACAAAGGCACAAGAGAAGACCATTTTCCAGTCACATTCATTGACCATATGCTTGAGCATCTAGCCAAACACTCTCATTTGTGTTACCTAGATGGTTACTCTGAGTTTTTCCAAATCCCCATTCCCCTTgaagatcaagagaaaacaacaTTTACTTGCCCTTAGAGTATATTTTACTATCGGGGATGCCCTTTGGTCTATGCAATACGCCTCCCACTTTTCAGTATTGCATGATGTCTATTTTCTATGGTTTCCTAAAGGACATTATGGAAGTCTTCAGGGATGACTCCTCGGTTAGGGATCTAGCGTTAGTGATTCTTTGAAAAAATATAGAAAAAGTCTTAGAGAGGTGTTTTAATTCCAACCTAGTGCTAAATTGGAAAAAAGCCACTTCATGGTGAAAGAGGGTATAATCCTCTGATACTTGGTGTATGCtagaggaattgaggttgacaAAGAAAGAACTTAGGTGATAGAGAAGTTGATTAGATGTATGGAGAAATGTCTTTCTAGTAAGCGGCAAGAAATAGGGTAGATATGCAATGTTAACACTTCAACGTCCAAACAAACAATGTTAGAAAGGTCTAACTTGCAAGAGTAAGAATGAGATAATAATTGGTTTACCTTGTGGAGGGACTGATACATGGTAGACAGTTGAAATCGTCTCCGCTTGGTCCGATCAAATAAAACTGTAGTTAATGCTTTGGTATCTTGGGTCATGTGTTTAACCCTCTAGCAAAGTTCCCCTTGTTCGCTGGTTTTTTCATAATGATGCTTTGGGTTGGACCCTTGTAATTGGACCTATTTTCTTGGATTTCTAACTTTCCCAGAACAAGAATGATGTAAattgttttaattaaaatgaTAATTTTTTTAGAGATATATCTGCTCATCTACGTGACAATTTTTTCCTCTTTTTCAATCACAACATTGACTATGTATTATAAAAAACAATAATGCTATTCTTACACCCAAATGTTCCACCCAATACTTACACCATACACTGTTCATCGTATTTATATGGTGAACagtgtttttatttttttaataaataaaaaaaatatttataaaaaaatatttttatttttatttttatttttattacacaaatataaaaaaaacttattaaccaattttattatTGAATTAACAACAAAAATATAGATTATTAACCACATATTTTACTTATAATTCATTAACCAAATTTACTATTTTATTGATCAATAAAATACATAATATTAACTAAATTCTGACATTAAAATATATACAAACTTTGGTTAAAAATTAATTactatattttatattttaatgtCAGAATTTGGTTAATAGTATATATTTTATTGGTTAATTAAATAATAAACTTGGTTAATAAATTATAAGTAAAATATGTGATTAATcatttatatttttattattaatataataataaagttgattaataaaaaaatttatatttatgttataaaaataattataaaaataaaagtatttttttataaatattatttttttatttattaaaaaaaaaaccATGTTCACCGTATAAATACGGTGAACAGTATTTGGTGTAACTTTTAGCGTAGAAATAGCAATGTTCTATAAAAGAAATTCTTCTGTTTTTTTTTGTTTCACAACATTATCTATGTATTATAAATTTTTATACATTATAAAAAAATACTTCGTCAGTTTTTAGATGTTAATTAAGACAACAGTACTCTTCACAAGAATTGTCCTAATTATACATGATAGCAAAAGAAAACCGTggtgtatatatatatataatatatatatatatatatatatatatatatatatatatatatatataatatatatatatatatatatataatatatatatatatatatatatgtaaaaAAACCAAGTATCCTCATTCATAACTTTGGTATCAAAACTTCACACTACCATGGCTTTTTATCGCACAAACCTTCCAATTCAGGAACTATTTTCTCTTGTTTCAGTCATCTTTCTCTTGTTACCAACAAATCTAAACTCAGTACAAGCACTCTCCTTCAATTTCCCCAAGCTCACCCCTGGAGATTCTCGTATCACCCTCCAAGGCGATGCCGAGATTTTAGCCAGTGGTGTCTTAGCACTCACCAAAAGCTCACCACTTCCTCCAGATACATTTAATCCAACAACAGGTCGTGCCTTATATACAACCCCCGTGACTCTTTGGGACAATGCTACCGGAGATGTTGCCAGCTTCGTCACTTCCTTTTCTTTCGTCATGGAGACCTCGGGAGGTCCTATAACTGATGGATTGATCTTTTTCATTGCACCACCAGACACCGTGATCCCCATCAACTCAACCACACCATTTCTGGGAGTAGTTGATAGTCAAACTTCAATCAATCGATTTGTGGGTGTAGAGTTTGATCTTTTTCGCAATTCTTGGGACCCCGAAGGGAGGCATATTGGAATTGATATCAACTCTATAATTTCGACCAAGACAGTGCGACTTAGATGGAGGTGGGTGAATGGTTTATTGACTAAAGTAAGTATAATCTATGACTCTTCTTCTAACACGTTGAGTGCTCTTGTTACTTATGAGAGTGGTAGAATTTCCACCATTGCTCAAGTCGTTGATTTGAAAACTGTGCTCCCAAACATCGTTCAGATTGGTCTTTCTGCTGCTACGTTAACTAATCAATCATACAACATCCATTCATGGTCATTCACATCAAACTACATAACAAGAACAAGCCGTGTCTCAGACATATGAATAATGTTGTTGCAAGCTATGCTTACTAGCAGCTTGTAATAATAAACTACTATTTCTCAATAAAAACCCTGCTTACTTAGCAGCTTGTGTGAGATCTATGTGATTTCTTTTTAAATAAAGACTTTGCTTGAGCAATGTTTCTATTAAAGTCTCTTATTAATTCTgtgtttttttcttcttcttaaCTATGCAAATACCTGTGCCATCATTGGCGATCATGGACTCTGACGCATCAGGGGTacaaatattaaaatataataaataattaatttatttcTATACGAATAACATACTAAAAAATTATATTATACTAAAAATTTAGTACTTGCTTGATAATAGACTCATTCTCAATGTTCTAGATAATAATGAAAAGTGTTGTCCATGATTTTTTTATAAACAAGGATTtcatataaaaaaaatataagaAATACTCTAACCCTCAACAAAATGGAAAAAAAAGAGACTAAACTGTCGTTCTAAGACATTTCAAATGAATAATACATTAATCATAAAAATTACAGAAAGATTGAAAATTACTACTCAAGCATACACTTCCACAATATAATTTTAATAAACAATAAGCCGTCCTCAAAATTAAAGATTTTATCTTGAAACAAAATATCGTTTCTCATCAGTTATATACTCCATTTAGTGGATTTTTTACCTAATTAACCCACAttttcgaagaaattcccaaaataatccagttttcaaaaaaattcccaatataccccacttttagagggaggtgtaacacccttctaaaatacccccaaatatttaattaaaataacaacatatattaatcagagtaaatatgcaatttaagggtgtcacacaatgtttcacaccattcaacaccataactgtcatgctcatttatttaatcaaataaaacatttgcataattcgcagcgggaTAAAATCCATCATcaatacaaaacatgtaacacaatacatgtaagcttattcaacaaccatcaatgaaaacaagaaagaaacatcccatcccgatgttacatctatcagagcatgacccactaaggagactacactagactccaagtattagcttctactcaactcattgctcgttacctgaaaaatagttgtaagggtgagttcctcaatcgatataataagcattatagaatctcatgtcatgttaagtaatttgacacattaatcaccctaatcacaacatacaatcagtaacagcacatcagctcaatATCGTAttcaacaccaacataaagcacaagtataatctcaaatcatactccataacaacacaaacacgcgtataatattggaatacatccattcatattatacgccatacatacattatgcaatgagactccacacatgcggtaccgactattcttgaacatatagttcaagctcaccgatccctccagatacggctactaagctcactagtcccactcatttgagacctagtgactcactcactaattcctcaccatgggaattagctacagccccgaaggctagactatgcacactaatcatctagcatgcagacatcaacaacaaacccacaatggttcactcactaattcctcaccatgggaattagctacagccccaaaggctatgctatgcacgctaatcatctagcaatacagcatcaacaacaattcataatggacatatgctcacactctaagccatacaacagtccattcacaaatacaggcaatatatatacattc is a window of Lathyrus oleraceus cultivar Zhongwan6 chromosome 6, CAAS_Psat_ZW6_1.0, whole genome shotgun sequence DNA encoding:
- the LOC127098213 gene encoding nodule lectin-like, giving the protein MAFYRTNLPIQELFSLVSVIFLLLPTNLNSVQALSFNFPKLTPGDSRITLQGDAEILASGVLALTKSSPLPPDTFNPTTGRALYTTPVTLWDNATGDVASFVTSFSFVMETSGGPITDGLIFFIAPPDTVIPINSTTPFLGVVDSQTSINRFVGVEFDLFRNSWDPEGRHIGIDINSIISTKTVRLRWRWVNGLLTKVSIIYDSSSNTLSALVTYESGRISTIAQVVDLKTVLPNIVQIGLSAATLTNQSYNIHSWSFTSNYITRTSRVSDI